The following is a genomic window from Plectropomus leopardus isolate mb chromosome 3, YSFRI_Pleo_2.0, whole genome shotgun sequence.
TCAAAATGCTCCTctccatcttttatttttaactctgcTGTTGCTCAACCGGCAGCCTTAAAAACAGCCTCCTGCCGGGCTCGTGCTCTGGCACGGACCGGTCACCTGCTCCCGGTGgcgttattataataattttgaatttttaaattttaagtaaaagaaaattgttataaaaaccccaaataacactacaaatattttaaaataaaaaaatgaaaaaagagcaaaaaaaatcaaaagaaaaagaaaactgccaattaaaaatatcaccaaaaatataaaaaatcaccagaaactTTACAGGAGAAAAACCGAgctcatttaaagaaaaagggtGAATTTATGCGTCACTGCTGGGTGCTCgagtgtgttcgtgtgtgttcGGGATAGTTCGGGCGCGCTGCGGCTGCAGTCCGGTGGAGGCTCTTCTCGGTGCGGCTGAGCTCCAGGTGAAGCTGTCCTCGTGCAGCAGGGGCAGATCCCGCGCTGTGGGAGGAGGCGCGCGGGGAGATTTGTCTGGAAATTCCTCCGCAGAAAGAAAACTCCCAGTAAACAAActgggagaggaggaagaggagggggcgGGGGGGATTCTCCGAAACCGCCCCACGTGGGGTCTCCGACGTCTGCAGCGCATTCAGCCAATGGGTGCAGAGTCCGGGGGATCTATTGACAGCAGCGGGCCAATCAGGAGGTGCGTGGCCGGGCGGGGTGCCGCCCCCCGCGCACAGGCAGTATAAACACAGAGAGTTTCTGCTTTCGGAGGTACAGAGCTTCTTCCTCACTCTCACAGCGTACGGACTCTAACTCTGAACCTGCTATTCCAGACTCTGGACGGATCTTTGCACCGATCTGGATTACCGCTCGTTGGGACTTTATTCCGGGAATTTAACGGGACGGCAGCAGCCTTCGCGCTGTGgatatttcttcttcttatcCTGGAGTTTGTGGATTATTTTTGTGACTTCAACATGACTCTGGAAGAGGTCGTCGGCTCCAACAGCACCGAAAAAAAGTAAGTCACGGATGGCCGGTAGCGATGCGTAATTACGCACTGGCACTCAGCAGCACGAGTGTCAGATCACGATGTTGACCAGATTCCGATCCCGGATCACATGTGTGAACACGGATCCAGAGTTTATGAACAGATGTTTGAGGTGTCAGTGTATCTTTGTGCAGCACGCGGAGCACATCtctgaccgtgtgtgtgtgtgtgtgtttgcaggatgGAGACGGTGAGTCAGGCactggaggagctgctggtcgCGGCTCAGGAGCAGGACTGTCTCACTGTGGGAGTCTACGAGTCCGCCAAGCTCATGAATGTGTAAGTCTGGTTTCCCTTTGCAGCCTTTACCATCACTAATcagatgtattattatttattattatgagaCGATGTTCTGACCGggtctgcccccccccccccccccccccccccccccccccccccccccccccccccccccccccccctcctgcAGCAGGGACCCTGACAGCGTGGTCCTGTGCGTCCTCGCCACcgatgaggaggatgaggacGACATCGCGCTGCAGATCCACTTCACGCTGCTGCAGGCTTTCTGCTGCGACAACGACATCAACATCCTGCGCGTGTCCGGGATGCGGCGGCTCGctcagctgctggaggaggacaACGAGGACAGCAACGGCAACGAACCCCGGGACCTGCACTGCATCCTTGTCACCGTAAGTCCGCCTCCCTCCGTCTGATGCAACACGTGCTCATGCAGAAATCACCGCGGAGGATAAAGCGCCACGTTACGGAAAAAATGATGTTAGATATGGAGAATAAAATCGCAATGTCACGATATTAAAATCgtacatttacaagaaaaacaatcgTACTGTTACGAGATTGAGAAGTCTCAGGCTGAGATGGAGAGTTGGGTAATATGGTAGGATCCTCTTTTTATATGCAGCTAGCCTATTTTCAAGATTTCATCTTCTAATGTTGACCATGCAATCATCACTTCTAATAATTTATTCatactttgttgctttttatctCATATCACTCGACTTTTCAGTCTCAGTCTGTGACTAATATTATGACCTAAAGTTTAaggctgtttttctttaacgTGGCCCTGATCGTGGCCCTGATCGTGGCTCTAAGTAAACTCAGACAGTAGTGAGCTCAGACTATAACAGACGTTAGCGGTCATCTGACGGTGCGTCTCcgttgtgtttctgcagaaccCGCCGGTGCAGCCGCTGCAGTCCTCGGCCCTGGCTCGCGGGCAGGCTGGCGGGCAGCTCGCGGGCAGGCTGGCGGGCAGCTCGCGGGCAGGCTGGCGGGCAGCTCGCGGGCTCCGGTTCGGGCGcagtttggtgtgaatgtgaagGTTCAGCGGCGGTTTGTGGGGTTTAGTTCGTGTGTTAGCTAAAGTTTAGCTGCTTGCTAACAGTGAAATGGTCGTTGCGGCAGGAGGAGACGCAGACTTTCATCTCTGCGGCTGAAAAACGCCAAACTTCACTCACTGCGGCTTCTGACGACGCTTTGGACATTTTAAAGGTCAGTTTAACGTTTTATTTCCaacacttttattatttttgattttttccaacTTCTTGTTTGAATAAAATGATTGTAAAACACGCTAAAATGTGAAGACTAAAAAGTTAACACAATAAATAATTACACCATCATTTCATCTATgtcagagtttgtgtgtgttatattttaattgtttaactCTTTAGGGAccgttttttattattacactcACCCATAGTCGTCTGTGCACAACgtgcacttttcaaaattaagtttGAAAGAATATTATgcattaataaattatttaactaCAAATGTtgtactttcattgagtttttttaattaaccaacatcagtcctaatcatgaatatcaaatatttattaattgttagaactttaaccctttaaatgccaggtctttgtcatgatgccgctatgtttttagatgaaataatgaatgatgtctgtcctcctcctcagtgtgtgagtgtagctgctgacagtctgggatatgtcagtgtgtgagtgtagctgctgacagtctgggatatgtcagtgtgtgagtgtagctgctgacagtctgggatatgtcagtgatcagcagctacattgactgtgacaggtcacctagtggaaatagcatgtatttcctccatatgccaaatatggtcaaaatgacctcatcaggtggaaaatagtcaaaatgacaaattcagagtcaaaagcccagaatgacacccagaaataatacaagtcctgtttttctgctctgatggctgtgggatcaaaaatgtcagtttgaatgggtttcaatggagcatttttggacctgaacagtctgaatgtaactatttagtttccacagtgtattttagacttattgtaggagctgagctgcaaattcactgattacactcaaatacacaatctggactacatttaggacacatgcatcaacacacacacagttatcataACATGGAGAATGAAAAGAGActgaaatgagacaaacagtcctTTAAGGGTTAAATTGAGTACATTTGTTATAATACTAATTTAATATAAGGTAACATAATAATGCAACATGCtacaaacaataacacattaTCATTGAGATAAAACGAGATGatccttttattcatttattcaaagAAAGAGTGCAAACATGAagcatcagtaaaaaaaacacacacacaatgtaatataataataagtaGGCCTTCATattggtaaaaaagaaaaaatatataataatctttaaaataCCCAAAGCAATATAATAACAAAGTgagctttaaaaaagtataatatcAAAAAGATGGTCTGGGAGGCTGATTTCACGTCGCTGAATGATGGAAGTATAGTTCTTGCATAAAATAACTCgttaacttttggtttcacacagtaAAATGAACGGCGGGCTCCCAGGTGGAAGTCGGGAGTTTCGCTCTTTTCTCCACGGTAGTTGCTGTTGGCGTCACAAACAGCTGATCCACTGACGAAGCTGCTGAACGGACTGTGATTCGACGTATATTTGATCCCAAACATTTGCCTCACTGCGGCGATATGTAGATAAGAAATAAGATCAAAATGAATTTGTTT
Proteins encoded in this region:
- the LOC121941089 gene encoding growth arrest and DNA damage-inducible protein GADD45 beta-like, yielding MTLEEVVGSNSTEKKMETVSQALEELLVAAQEQDCLTVGVYESAKLMNVDPDSVVLCVLATDEEDEDDIALQIHFTLLQAFCCDNDINILRVSGMRRLAQLLEEDNEDSNGNEPRDLHCILVTVSPPPSV